The proteins below are encoded in one region of Candidatus Thiodiazotropha sp. LNASS1:
- the rsmH gene encoding 16S rRNA (cytosine(1402)-N(4))-methyltransferase RsmH — MKQAHDSVLLQPSIEALKIDPAGIYVDATFGRGGHSRQILHALGERGRLLAIDRDPDAVAFGRKTFGQDARFRIVQESFAMLAEVSEQAGLMGRVNGILLDLGVSSPQLDQAERGFSFTKDGPLDMRMDPDSGISAAEWLAQAEMKQIAEVLKAYGEERHAKRIARAIVETRTQNPITSTLQLAEIVSRANPAWEKSKHPATRSFQGIRIYINSELDALQRALQSVIDVLAIGGRLVVISFHSLEDRIVKRFMRDQAKGDRYPPGVPVTRDSMQPRLRLVGKAVRPDDDETAANPRARSAVLRVAERLS, encoded by the coding sequence ATGAAGCAGGCCCACGATTCAGTGCTGCTTCAGCCCTCGATTGAGGCGCTGAAGATCGATCCGGCCGGTATCTATGTTGATGCTACCTTCGGTCGAGGCGGGCACAGTCGTCAGATTTTGCATGCGTTGGGTGAACGGGGGCGGTTACTGGCTATCGACAGGGATCCGGACGCGGTGGCTTTTGGCAGGAAGACGTTTGGTCAGGATGCTCGCTTTCGAATCGTACAGGAGAGCTTCGCCATGCTGGCCGAGGTGTCTGAACAGGCTGGGCTGATGGGAAGGGTCAACGGCATCCTGCTGGACCTGGGGGTCTCCTCCCCCCAGTTGGATCAGGCTGAGCGCGGATTCAGTTTCACTAAGGATGGGCCTTTGGATATGCGTATGGATCCCGATAGTGGCATCTCGGCGGCCGAGTGGTTGGCTCAGGCCGAGATGAAACAGATCGCAGAGGTCTTGAAAGCCTATGGCGAAGAGCGCCATGCGAAGCGGATTGCGCGGGCCATCGTTGAAACGAGAACACAAAACCCTATTACATCGACGCTGCAATTGGCGGAAATTGTGAGCAGGGCAAATCCCGCATGGGAAAAGAGCAAGCACCCGGCGACACGCAGTTTTCAGGGGATACGCATCTACATCAACAGCGAGTTGGATGCGCTGCAGAGGGCACTGCAGTCGGTAATCGATGTATTGGCGATCGGCGGTCGATTGGTGGTGATCAGTTTTCACTCACTGGAGGATCGGATCGTAAAGCGCTTCATGCGTGATCAGGCGAAAGGCGATCGGTATCCCCCGGGAGTGCCGGTCACCCGGGACAGTATGCAGCCTCGTCTGCGTCTGGTGGGTAAGGCGGTACGGCCGGATGATGATGAAACCGCAGCCAATCCGCGGGCTCGAAGTGCGGTGCTGCGTGTTGCGGAGCGACTCTCTTGA
- the ftsL gene encoding cell division protein FtsL has protein sequence MSRTGHILFAILMAAVLASAIAVVYSKYLSRKHFVVLQELQAERERIGIEWGRLQLEESTLATHSEVEKRARDRLKMHLPQFDEVVVIRR, from the coding sequence TTGAGTCGTACCGGACACATACTGTTTGCGATATTGATGGCAGCGGTGCTGGCATCGGCGATAGCTGTTGTCTACAGCAAATACCTAAGCCGCAAACATTTCGTAGTGTTGCAGGAGCTACAGGCGGAGAGGGAGCGTATCGGTATCGAATGGGGGCGTCTGCAATTGGAAGAGAGCACCCTGGCGACTCATTCGGAAGTGGAAAAAAGGGCACGGGACAGACTGAAAATGCATCTGCCCCAATTTGATGAAGTTGTAGTGATCAGGCGCTAA
- a CDS encoding alpha-amylase family glycosyl hydrolase, translating to MPNHNHHQGSGIASHLRIPATADSHVEIRFADILQRDRYDPQGWRREALTAVAGESGWFEINLDALGLEDGDYEYEFIKDGAADTPIADPYAVHITRFGGYRGVFQIRDGRRWQQPFTWDDEFTDGNELRNNHRLVIYEMPMRWMESAPEKARQVGLGTFEKVVFAHLDRLKTLGINAIELLPVQDSPDTLNWGYGTRFFFVPDIDMGLPVELKFFVKHCHRRGIRVIFDVVMNHARNCPLAQLDYGRYFLSNEDEERSHRGEDYGARLFRYWPDDNDRTPARDFHLHMAEYLITEYHADGFRIDEFKGINHWEFIQQFRDHAWHAHQQAFPGRPFIVIAEDSWRRAVITHRRSENPNGRKVTDSMWNFAFRDELRRAFSGHLHTEWGEPSRRERIRWMVTGSRTWNDWSHRAEPGYYDLSQAVNYLTSHDVEQEEEKRIMNYLLAPLLDDRGFRGTVNDIRWVVDHLDGQADDQQRYLHGLALERLRSAFSLLMTSVGIPMLLAGDEFGDVHDLDHTNWRLKMSDPVDWERLDASPNSRNLWRKVAELIALRTEHPALIRNETSFFYFHPDFDRNDGARVFAYCRTRGATLGSAGQVVVIGNLGPQSYSRYNLPWHWMDLDIIEEIAPPQQHTLPERNDGGSVRVSLAPYQVRVFST from the coding sequence ATGCCGAACCATAACCACCACCAAGGATCAGGAATAGCCTCTCACCTGCGGATACCCGCCACTGCCGACAGTCATGTCGAAATTCGCTTTGCCGACATCCTGCAACGCGACCGTTACGATCCTCAAGGCTGGCGCCGTGAAGCGCTGACCGCTGTAGCCGGCGAATCGGGTTGGTTCGAGATCAATCTCGATGCCCTGGGTCTGGAGGATGGCGACTACGAGTACGAGTTCATCAAGGATGGCGCAGCCGATACCCCCATCGCCGATCCCTATGCCGTTCATATTACCCGCTTCGGCGGCTACCGGGGGGTGTTTCAGATCCGTGATGGCCGGCGCTGGCAACAGCCGTTTACCTGGGATGATGAATTTACTGATGGAAATGAGCTGCGCAACAACCACCGACTGGTTATCTACGAGATGCCGATGCGCTGGATGGAGAGCGCGCCGGAGAAGGCGCGCCAGGTGGGGCTCGGCACCTTCGAGAAGGTGGTGTTCGCCCATCTCGACCGGCTCAAGACCCTGGGTATCAACGCCATTGAACTGCTACCGGTGCAGGATTCGCCGGATACCCTCAATTGGGGCTATGGCACCCGTTTCTTTTTCGTCCCGGACATCGACATGGGGCTGCCGGTGGAGCTCAAATTCTTCGTTAAACATTGTCATCGGCGAGGTATCCGGGTGATCTTTGATGTGGTGATGAATCACGCCCGCAACTGTCCCCTGGCGCAGCTCGACTATGGCCGATATTTCCTCTCCAACGAGGATGAGGAGCGTTCGCACCGGGGTGAGGATTATGGTGCCAGGTTGTTCCGCTACTGGCCGGATGATAATGACCGAACCCCGGCACGGGATTTTCATTTACACATGGCCGAGTACCTGATCACCGAGTATCACGCCGACGGTTTCAGAATCGATGAGTTCAAGGGCATCAACCACTGGGAGTTCATCCAGCAGTTTCGCGATCATGCCTGGCATGCCCATCAACAGGCCTTTCCCGGCCGGCCGTTTATTGTCATCGCTGAGGATTCCTGGCGGCGGGCGGTGATCACACATCGGCGCTCGGAGAATCCCAATGGCCGTAAGGTCACCGACTCGATGTGGAATTTCGCCTTTCGCGACGAGCTACGGAGGGCCTTTTCCGGTCATCTCCATACCGAATGGGGCGAACCGTCCCGGCGGGAGCGTATCCGTTGGATGGTCACCGGCAGCCGGACCTGGAACGACTGGAGTCATCGGGCGGAGCCTGGTTATTATGATCTCTCCCAGGCGGTCAACTACCTGACCTCCCATGATGTGGAGCAGGAGGAGGAGAAGCGCATCATGAACTACCTCCTGGCGCCGCTGCTGGATGATCGGGGCTTTCGCGGTACGGTAAACGATATCCGTTGGGTGGTCGACCATCTCGATGGTCAGGCAGACGATCAACAGCGTTATCTCCATGGCCTGGCTCTGGAGCGCCTGCGCAGCGCCTTCTCTCTTTTAATGACATCCGTAGGTATTCCCATGCTCCTGGCCGGTGACGAGTTTGGTGACGTGCACGACCTGGACCATACCAACTGGCGTTTGAAGATGTCCGATCCGGTGGATTGGGAGCGGCTTGATGCCTCTCCCAACAGCCGTAACCTGTGGCGCAAGGTGGCCGAGTTGATTGCACTACGCACCGAACACCCGGCGCTGATCCGCAACGAAACCTCATTCTTCTATTTCCATCCTGATTTCGATCGCAACGACGGCGCCAGGGTGTTTGCCTACTGTCGCACACGAGGTGCAACACTTGGTTCCGCTGGTCAGGTTGTTGTAATCGGCAACCTCGGGCCACAGTCGTACAGCCGTTATAATTTGCCGTGGCACTGGATGGATCTGGATATAATCGAGGAGATTGCGCCGCCGCAACAGCACACGTTACCGGAACGCAACGATGGGGGATCGGTCAGGGTGTCATTGGCTCCGTATCAGGTTCGTGTGTTTTCGACTTGA
- the mraZ gene encoding division/cell wall cluster transcriptional repressor MraZ codes for MFRGISSLNLDAKGRLAIPTKYREQLVAACSAELVITVDKDHCLLIYPKPTWLEIEEKLRSLPSFDETARFLQRLYIGNAHEIDMDSQGRILLPQELRRFADLNKKVALVGQINKFELWDETAWNSRQEAQLAKVDINKLDLPEEFKSLSI; via the coding sequence TTGTTTCGCGGGATTTCATCACTCAATCTGGATGCCAAGGGGCGGCTTGCGATACCGACAAAGTATCGCGAACAGCTTGTGGCTGCCTGTAGTGCCGAGTTGGTGATCACCGTCGACAAGGATCACTGCCTGCTGATCTATCCCAAACCCACCTGGCTCGAGATTGAAGAGAAGCTCAGGTCGCTGCCGTCATTTGATGAGACCGCGCGGTTTCTGCAGCGGCTCTATATCGGTAACGCACATGAAATCGATATGGACAGCCAGGGCAGGATCCTGCTTCCACAGGAGTTGCGACGATTTGCCGACCTCAACAAAAAGGTTGCCCTGGTGGGTCAAATAAACAAGTTTGAGTTGTGGGACGAGACAGCTTGGAACAGCCGGCAGGAGGCTCAGTTGGCGAAGGTGGATATCAACAAGCTCGATTTACCGGAAGAGTTCAAGTCACTCTCGATCTGA